A genomic window from Helicobacter suis HS1 includes:
- a CDS encoding ABC transporter permease subunit, which yields MIQFKLVLRYSLLPILSYFGANAAGILGGTYIVESVFSIGGLGSTTINALLNKDYPLALGIILLSTLVVVVFNLIVEISAKLLNPRWRS from the coding sequence ATGATCCAATTTAAATTAGTGTTGCGCTATAGCCTTTTACCTATTCTAAGTTACTTTGGGGCTAATGCAGCTGGGATTTTAGGAGGGACTTACATTGTAGAAAGCGTGTTTTCTATTGGAGGACTAGGCAGTACGACAATTAATGCCTTACTCAATAAAGATTACCCTCTAGCCTTAGGCATTATTTTACTTAGCACCCTTGTAGTGGTTGTATTTAACCTCATCGTAGAGATTAGCGCCAAACTTTTAAATCCAAGATGGCGTTCTTGA
- a CDS encoding ABC transporter permease — translation MWRFATKRFIGAFLLLLVFSFVIFVMLDFSSGSVISGVYGDSIQAANPAIKQQMMANLSLNRPLLVRYVEWLGRVLRGDLGVSFASGESVIKIIKERLPYTLILGLTSFILSFILALILGVFSALFKNSLWDKAIMIITLGFFSVPSFWLGLVFIMIFSVFLGLFPSSGIYDLGEEPSFKGLIHHLVLPIAVLTLSHLAIYTRLVRSVILDTLKEPFIMSYRAWGLVKE, via the coding sequence GTGTGGCGCTTTGCCACTAAGCGTTTTATAGGGGCTTTTTTACTCTTACTTGTTTTTAGTTTTGTGATCTTTGTGATGTTAGATTTTTCTAGCGGGAGCGTGATCTCTGGTGTTTATGGGGATAGTATCCAAGCGGCTAATCCGGCTATAAAGCAACAAATGATGGCTAATTTAAGTTTAAATCGCCCGCTTTTGGTGCGTTATGTGGAATGGTTGGGGCGGGTTTTACGCGGAGATTTGGGGGTGAGTTTTGCTAGTGGAGAAAGCGTAATAAAAATCATTAAAGAGCGCTTGCCCTACACTTTAATTTTAGGCTTAACAAGTTTTATTTTAAGTTTCATTCTAGCCCTTATTTTGGGAGTTTTTAGCGCGCTATTTAAAAACTCACTATGGGATAAGGCAATCATGATCATCACCTTAGGGTTTTTCAGTGTCCCTAGTTTCTGGCTAGGCTTGGTCTTTATCATGATTTTTAGCGTATTTTTAGGACTCTTTCCTAGTTCTGGAATCTATGATTTAGGAGAAGAACCTAGTTTTAAAGGATTGATTCACCACCTAGTACTCCCCATAGCAGTTCTAACCCTTTCGCATTTAGCCATTTATACCCGTTTAGTGCGTAGCGTTATATTAGACACTCTCAAAGAACCCTTTATTATGAGTTATCGCGCATGGGGGTTAGTGAAAGAATGA
- a CDS encoding ABC transporter substrate-binding protein gives MIKRLFLATLFIAQVFASTPKDTLIIGIENETTRINPLFDTDHDSALDFVFSGLTRFSPDMKIEPDLAKSWEVSPDGLTWIFHLREDVLWHDGYKFSAADVKFSIEQALNQKLNAPARANFEEVKRVEVLNPYTLKITLKTPFPALLDALSMGILPKHLLEGKDLSTNAFNQHPIGTGPFEFVRWQKGSYISFKANPNFYRGRPKTTKVILKIVPNYNVRTYEIKNGSLDVALVEPNLLKGLEHDKNIKIMDMKSADYRALMFNFHNPLLKSLAIRQAINYAIDRNLIATKILHGYGFVANNPIQASWANDTDAKTYTYNPQKAQEILVKNGWKLQGKFYYKNNKALEFDIYAFNSDPLRIALASILQSELAKIGIKANVIAKNHGAFDIDKVDSFIIGWGSPLDPDVQTYRVFSSKMDVSTNENGWNYNHYSDLKVDEALLKARTTNKLEQRKFWYAKFINALYADPPFAFLVYLRYPLAYRANVHGIKPTILGHHGARFTYDVAEWSKN, from the coding sequence ATGATCAAACGGCTTTTCTTGGCCACTCTTTTTATTGCTCAAGTCTTTGCTAGTACCCCTAAAGATACCCTTATTATTGGCATTGAAAACGAAACAACCCGTATTAATCCGCTTTTTGACACCGATCATGATAGTGCCTTAGATTTTGTCTTTAGCGGACTCACACGCTTTTCACCTGACATGAAAATTGAGCCGGATTTGGCTAAGAGCTGGGAAGTAAGCCCTGATGGACTCACTTGGATTTTTCATTTAAGAGAAGATGTTTTATGGCATGACGGGTATAAATTTAGCGCCGCAGATGTAAAATTTAGCATAGAACAAGCTCTAAATCAAAAACTCAATGCACCCGCACGCGCCAATTTTGAGGAGGTAAAACGCGTAGAAGTGCTAAACCCCTATACCTTAAAAATTACACTTAAAACCCCTTTTCCTGCGCTTTTAGACGCATTAAGCATGGGAATATTGCCCAAACACCTTTTAGAGGGCAAGGATTTAAGCACCAATGCTTTTAACCAGCACCCCATTGGCACAGGGCCTTTTGAATTTGTGAGGTGGCAAAAGGGGAGTTATATTAGTTTTAAAGCCAACCCTAACTTTTATCGTGGACGGCCAAAAACAACTAAGGTCATCTTAAAAATTGTGCCTAATTACAATGTGCGCACTTATGAGATTAAAAACGGCTCTTTAGATGTGGCTTTAGTAGAGCCCAATTTGCTAAAGGGTTTAGAACATGATAAAAATATTAAGATTATGGATATGAAGAGCGCAGATTACCGCGCTTTGATGTTTAATTTTCATAACCCTCTTTTAAAGTCTCTAGCAATTAGGCAGGCGATTAACTACGCCATTGATAGAAATTTAATTGCCACTAAGATTTTACACGGCTATGGTTTTGTGGCCAATAATCCTATCCAAGCTAGTTGGGCTAATGATACAGATGCTAAGACCTACACCTACAACCCTCAAAAGGCTCAAGAAATTTTGGTTAAAAATGGGTGGAAGTTACAAGGGAAGTTTTACTATAAAAATAACAAAGCCTTAGAGTTTGATATTTATGCCTTTAATAGCGATCCACTTAGGATAGCCCTAGCTAGTATTTTACAAAGCGAATTAGCCAAAATTGGGATTAAAGCCAATGTAATTGCTAAAAATCACGGCGCCTTTGATATAGACAAGGTAGATAGCTTTATTATTGGCTGGGGAAGCCCGCTTGATCCAGATGTGCAGACTTATCGCGTTTTTAGTTCTAAAATGGATGTCAGCACCAATGAAAATGGCTGGAATTACAACCATTACAGCGATTTAAAAGTTGATGAAGCTCTACTTAAAGCCCGCACTACAAACAAGCTAGAACAGCGCAAGTTTTGGTATGCCAAATTCATTAATGCGCTATATGCTGACCCTCCCTTTGCCTTCTTAGTGTATTTGCGCTACCCTTTAGCCTACCGCGCTAATGTCCATGGCATTAAACCTACTATTCTAGGGCATCACGGGGCGCGTTTTACTTATGATGTTGCTGAGTGGAGTAAGAATTAG
- a CDS encoding glycosyltransferase has translation MIIALVVDSFEDKSNGTSMTCYRFYKALKERGHEVRVVAPFIQGEGFFALKERYIPLVTEIARKQHMIFGKPDERILKKAFEGVDIVHVFLPFDLEKTAIKVARELKIPYVGAFHLQPEHITYNIKLQNLNWLNRLIFWWFKKNYYQYLYHIHCPSPLIKNELERHGYGGKKYVISNGFDPLYTKRSHNTKTDDLFHIIMVGRYSNEKNQQVLIEAVRLSRFSQQIQLHLKGIGPNLAKLQKCAQGLVYPVDFGFLEPQDLITLLYQCDLYVHAADVEGEAIACLEAMSCGVVPVISDSKISATNQFALDERSLFKSNDAKDLAQKIDYWLEHPEERALAEKRYTQATQNYRLDDSIKQALDMYTEAIADFREIYKEKR, from the coding sequence GTGATCATTGCCTTAGTGGTGGATAGTTTTGAGGATAAAAGCAACGGGACTTCTATGACCTGCTATCGCTTTTATAAGGCGCTTAAGGAGCGCGGGCATGAAGTACGGGTAGTAGCGCCCTTTATACAAGGTGAGGGTTTTTTTGCTCTCAAAGAGCGCTATATTCCGCTGGTTACAGAAATTGCACGCAAACAACACATGATCTTTGGCAAACCCGATGAAAGGATTTTAAAAAAAGCTTTTGAGGGGGTAGACATTGTGCATGTATTTTTACCCTTTGACTTAGAAAAAACAGCAATCAAGGTGGCAAGAGAGCTTAAAATCCCCTATGTGGGGGCGTTTCATCTGCAACCCGAGCATATTACCTACAATATTAAACTCCAAAATTTAAACTGGCTTAATCGCTTGATCTTTTGGTGGTTTAAAAAGAATTACTACCAATATCTCTATCATATCCACTGCCCCTCCCCTTTGATTAAAAATGAACTAGAGAGGCATGGCTATGGGGGTAAAAAATATGTAATTAGCAATGGCTTTGATCCACTCTATACCAAACGCTCCCATAATACTAAAACCGATGATCTATTTCACATCATCATGGTAGGGCGCTACTCTAATGAAAAAAACCAACAGGTACTCATAGAAGCGGTACGTTTGAGTCGTTTTAGCCAACAGATTCAATTGCATTTAAAAGGCATTGGGCCTAATCTAGCCAAACTACAAAAATGCGCACAAGGCTTAGTATATCCGGTAGATTTTGGCTTTTTAGAGCCACAGGATTTAATAACGCTGCTGTATCAATGCGATTTATATGTGCATGCTGCAGATGTGGAAGGGGAGGCGATTGCTTGTTTAGAAGCGATGAGCTGCGGGGTGGTGCCTGTGATTTCTGATAGCAAAATCAGCGCGACAAATCAATTTGCCCTAGATGAGCGATCGCTGTTTAAATCTAACGATGCCAAAGATTTAGCCCAAAAAATAGATTACTGGCTAGAACACCCAGAGGAGCGCGCATTAGCAGAAAAAAGATACACTCAAGCCACACAAAACTACCGTTTAGATGATTCTATTAAGCAAGCTTTAGATATGTACACAGAGGCTATTGCTGATTTTAGAGAGATTTATAAGGAGAAAAGATAA
- a CDS encoding PaaI family thioesterase yields MTETPMLEEGLFVCSKLDQTLCADLVSFSPNKATVCFTPKEFMLCEEDVVHAGFIVSAASFAALCALNKKNSLISSSVFNLLAPIELKQEVYFNAIVVHASSKKCSIRVEGEFMEIKVFEGDFEILVFEKRPFKFNFKEES; encoded by the coding sequence ATGACAGAAACACCTATGTTAGAGGAAGGATTATTTGTTTGTTCTAAATTAGATCAAACCCTCTGTGCGGATTTAGTCTCTTTTAGCCCTAATAAGGCCACAGTTTGTTTCACCCCTAAGGAGTTTATGCTCTGTGAGGAAGATGTTGTACATGCGGGCTTTATTGTGAGTGCGGCTAGCTTTGCGGCTTTGTGCGCACTTAATAAGAAAAATAGCTTAATTTCTTCTAGTGTTTTTAATTTACTCGCCCCCATTGAGCTTAAACAAGAAGTCTATTTTAACGCCATAGTGGTACACGCAAGTTCTAAAAAATGCTCAATTCGCGTGGAAGGGGAATTTATGGAAATTAAAGTTTTTGAGGGAGATTTTGAGATTTTAGTCTTTGAAAAACGCCCCTTCAAGTTTAATTTTAAGGAAGAGTCGTGA
- the cmoB gene encoding tRNA 5-methoxyuridine(34)/uridine 5-oxyacetic acid(34) synthase CmoB, translating to MRYSIDQGVNIELDPHFSLDQLQTKAWQLRPWRKGPFYFKQGKKEFCIDSEWKSYIKWDLIKNVNLCGLDVADVGCNNGYYLFCMYKQNPQSLTGFDPSSLYKQQFSFLNHLLQLPITYESLGVEDLRTYLRRFDVIFCLGVLYHRKDPYSALKSLYMGLKKGGTLVLDTLIFESPLEIALCPKTYAKMSNVYFIPSIKALQNWAFKAGFQEFKLLATKPTTLLEQRKTPWIEGLSLESFLDPKDASKSIEGYPAPCRGYFILHK from the coding sequence ATGCGCTATAGCATTGATCAAGGGGTTAATATAGAATTAGATCCCCATTTTAGCCTTGATCAACTCCAAACAAAGGCTTGGCAATTAAGACCTTGGCGCAAAGGGCCTTTTTATTTTAAGCAAGGTAAAAAAGAGTTTTGCATTGATAGCGAATGGAAAAGCTATATCAAGTGGGATTTAATTAAAAATGTTAATTTGTGTGGTTTAGATGTAGCTGATGTGGGTTGTAATAATGGCTATTATTTGTTTTGTATGTACAAACAAAACCCACAAAGCCTAACAGGTTTTGATCCAAGTTCACTTTACAAGCAACAGTTTAGTTTTCTAAATCATCTATTACAACTCCCTATCACCTATGAAAGCTTAGGCGTGGAGGATTTGCGCACTTACCTTAGACGCTTTGATGTGATCTTTTGTTTGGGTGTGCTTTATCATAGAAAAGACCCCTACAGCGCTTTAAAATCTCTTTACATGGGTTTAAAAAAAGGCGGCACTCTTGTACTTGATACGCTCATTTTTGAAAGTCCGCTAGAAATTGCTCTCTGCCCAAAAACTTATGCCAAAATGAGTAATGTCTATTTTATCCCTAGTATCAAAGCTTTGCAAAATTGGGCTTTTAAAGCAGGCTTTCAAGAATTTAAACTTCTAGCAACTAAACCCACCACTTTATTAGAACAACGCAAAACCCCATGGATTGAAGGCCTAAGTTTAGAATCTTTTTTAGACCCTAAAGATGCTAGCAAGAGCATAGAGGGCTACCCTGCTCCTTGTAGGGGGTATTTTATTTTACACAAATAA
- the metG gene encoding methionine--tRNA ligase produces MQNFKLISTPIYYVNDKPHLGHAYTTFIADMLKKYYSLQGEEVFLLTGTDEHGQKIAQSALKHNLSPLEYASNVSRLFKNQWDYFKIDYNHFVRTTDSQHKEAVQKAFEKMYQKGDIYKGMYQGSYCVSCESFVTTTHCPDCNRESTLVEEESYFFKLSNYQDRLLDFYHTHPKAIYPLFRRNEVLRFIEQGLYDLSITRTSFEWGIALPSSLKESKHVVYVWLDALLNYVSALGYGKGANLECFKHTIHVVGKDILRFHAIYWVAFLMSLELPLFERLCVHGWWTIDGVKMSKSLGNVLDAQDLAKTYGTETLRYFLLREVPLGQDGDFSLQALIRRSNADLSNTLGNLVQRVLGMASQYFGGKLESEGVLTHYAFLYQQLQDLLNSLDQSMQEMQPHRYLEDLWKIFEVCNATIAQEQPWNMVKTQPKKTMALLSLIATILAKSTFYLYPVMPESATKLAAIFGVNLNSQNFLTFKQSHYLLPPLTLHKIEALFPKIELETSIKQEQKRLKIEDFSKLEIRVGTVIKAEKVPKSSKLLCLQVDFGLETRQILSGIAKYYKPEELIGKQVCALVNLEPKKMLGLESEGMILTAGGVNHLKLIAPIGHINNGAHIE; encoded by the coding sequence ATGCAAAATTTTAAATTGATCTCTACTCCTATTTATTATGTCAATGATAAGCCCCATTTAGGGCATGCTTACACAACTTTTATTGCCGACATGCTTAAAAAATACTATAGCTTGCAAGGAGAGGAAGTTTTTCTACTCACCGGCACAGATGAGCATGGCCAAAAGATCGCACAAAGTGCTTTAAAACATAATTTAAGCCCACTTGAATACGCCTCTAATGTTAGCCGTCTTTTTAAGAATCAGTGGGATTATTTTAAGATTGATTATAACCATTTTGTGCGTACTACAGATAGCCAACATAAAGAGGCCGTACAAAAAGCCTTTGAGAAAATGTATCAAAAAGGAGATATTTATAAAGGAATGTATCAGGGGTCTTATTGTGTGAGTTGTGAGAGTTTTGTAACCACCACGCATTGCCCTGATTGCAACCGCGAGAGTACTTTAGTTGAGGAGGAGAGCTATTTCTTTAAACTCAGTAATTATCAAGATCGCTTATTAGATTTTTATCACACCCACCCTAAGGCCATTTATCCTCTCTTTAGACGCAATGAAGTGTTGCGCTTTATTGAACAGGGGCTTTATGATCTCTCTATTACCCGTACGAGTTTTGAGTGGGGGATTGCTCTGCCTAGTAGTTTAAAAGAAAGTAAGCATGTTGTTTATGTATGGCTAGATGCGTTGCTTAATTATGTGAGCGCTTTAGGCTATGGCAAGGGGGCTAATTTAGAGTGTTTTAAACACACAATCCATGTTGTGGGTAAGGATATTTTGCGCTTCCATGCAATTTATTGGGTGGCGTTTTTAATGAGTTTAGAACTCCCCTTATTTGAAAGGCTTTGCGTACATGGCTGGTGGACAATTGATGGGGTAAAGATGAGTAAGAGTCTTGGCAATGTGCTAGATGCACAAGATCTAGCAAAAACTTATGGAACAGAAACGCTGCGCTATTTTTTATTGCGCGAAGTACCCTTAGGCCAAGATGGGGATTTTAGTTTGCAGGCTTTAATACGGCGATCTAATGCAGATTTGAGTAATACTTTGGGCAATTTAGTACAAAGAGTGCTAGGCATGGCTAGCCAGTATTTTGGTGGCAAGCTAGAGAGTGAAGGTGTTTTAACCCATTATGCTTTTTTGTACCAACAACTCCAAGATTTGCTTAATTCTTTAGATCAGAGCATGCAAGAGATGCAACCCCACCGTTATTTAGAAGATTTATGGAAAATCTTTGAAGTGTGCAATGCCACCATTGCACAAGAGCAGCCATGGAATATGGTTAAAACACAACCTAAAAAAACTATGGCTTTGCTCTCTTTGATAGCTACTATTTTGGCTAAAAGCACATTTTATCTCTATCCAGTAATGCCAGAAAGCGCGACAAAATTAGCGGCTATCTTTGGAGTTAACTTAAATTCACAGAATTTTTTAACCTTTAAACAAAGCCATTATTTATTGCCACCATTAACACTACACAAAATAGAAGCGCTCTTTCCTAAAATAGAGTTAGAAACTTCTATTAAACAAGAACAAAAGCGCCTTAAAATAGAGGATTTTTCTAAATTAGAGATTAGAGTGGGCACGGTTATTAAAGCTGAGAAAGTACCTAAAAGCTCTAAATTGCTGTGTTTACAGGTTGATTTTGGTTTAGAAACACGCCAAATTCTCTCAGGTATTGCTAAATACTACAAACCCGAAGAACTAATAGGCAAACAAGTATGTGCTTTGGTAAATTTAGAACCTAAAAAAATGTTAGGCTTAGAGTCTGAGGGCATGATTTTAACAGCTGGTGGTGTGAATCATCTTAAACTCATCGCACCCATTGGGCATATAAACAATGGAGCCCATATTGAGTGA
- a CDS encoding class I SAM-dependent methyltransferase has product MLSKMFLKSMFKKWKNGDYRVVFWDKEVYQNGTKTPQVTINIKRPFKMSDIKKDMSLTVAEAYMDGLVEIEGSMDELMRVLYLQTNYTHLHKHDNAMPVQQASKESSNIKSHYDLGNDFYALWLDETLSYSCAYFKKEEDSLQQAQIQKLDHTLKKLDLKQGEKLLDVGCGWGYLSIRAAQEYNVEVMGITISNEQFKAASKRVKDMGLEDRVTIKLLNYQDLDGMRYRFDKVVSVGMFEHVGKDNLPFYFKKIKEVLKVGGMFLLHSILCCFEGTTNSWIDKYIFPGGYLPSLREVISVVSESDFHLVLAESLRLHYAKTLDIWYQNFLNQQEKITKMYDARFVRMWSLYLRSCASAFRVGSVDLYQLLLTNSVDNTIPLTHAYIYS; this is encoded by the coding sequence ATGCTATCTAAGATGTTTCTAAAGTCCATGTTTAAAAAATGGAAAAATGGGGATTATCGGGTAGTTTTTTGGGATAAAGAGGTGTATCAAAACGGTACAAAGACACCACAAGTTACTATCAATATCAAACGGCCATTTAAGATGAGTGATATTAAAAAAGACATGTCTTTAACCGTCGCAGAGGCTTATATGGACGGTCTAGTTGAAATTGAGGGGTCAATGGATGAGCTGATGCGGGTTTTGTATCTACAGACCAATTATACACACCTACACAAACACGATAATGCCATGCCCGTACAACAAGCAAGTAAAGAGAGCTCTAATATTAAAAGCCATTATGATCTAGGCAATGATTTTTATGCTTTATGGTTAGATGAAACCTTGAGTTATTCTTGCGCTTATTTTAAAAAAGAAGAAGATAGCCTGCAACAAGCACAAATCCAAAAACTCGATCATACCCTTAAAAAACTAGACCTTAAACAAGGCGAAAAGCTTTTAGATGTGGGTTGTGGCTGGGGTTATCTTTCTATTAGAGCCGCTCAAGAATACAATGTGGAGGTCATGGGCATTACAATCTCTAATGAGCAATTTAAGGCCGCTAGTAAACGGGTTAAGGATATGGGATTAGAGGATCGGGTTACCATTAAACTTTTAAACTACCAAGATTTAGATGGCATGCGTTACCGGTTTGATAAAGTTGTGAGTGTGGGCATGTTTGAGCATGTGGGTAAGGATAATTTGCCTTTTTATTTTAAGAAAATCAAGGAAGTTTTAAAAGTAGGGGGCATGTTTTTATTGCACTCTATTTTATGTTGTTTTGAGGGCACAACAAATAGCTGGATTGATAAGTACATTTTCCCGGGCGGGTATTTGCCCTCTTTACGGGAGGTGATCTCTGTTGTGAGTGAAAGCGATTTTCACTTAGTTTTAGCCGAAAGTTTGCGCCTGCACTATGCTAAGACCCTAGATATTTGGTATCAAAACTTTTTAAACCAACAAGAGAAGATCACTAAAATGTATGATGCCCGTTTTGTGCGCATGTGGTCGCTTTATTTAAGAAGTTGTGCCTCTGCTTTTAGAGTGGGTAGTGTGGATCTGTACCAACTTTTATTAACTAATAGCGTGGATAACACCATTCCATTAACCCATGCCTATATCTATAGTTAA
- a CDS encoding acetate kinase has protein sequence MRILVLNVGSSSIKFQLLNMEKHMVLAKGIVEQIGEKQSHISISTSGHIHKTEGLHISNHAEGLLQMQDRLQSMGVLRSLAYVDGVGHRIVQGGDLFIEPTLITSEVMGHLEKLCPLAPLHNPAHIAGIKALQEQVPNLPQVAVFDTAFHQSMPKHAHLYALPYSLYEEHRIRRYGFHGTSHHFVAKEAARFLHIPYLEFNAISLHLGNGASVCAIKEGKSVDTSMGLTPLEGLVMGTRSGDLDPALVEYIAQVSQKSLKEVISMLNKQSGLRGLCGDNDMRAIDARIEAGDERAKLAFEIYAYRIKKYIGAYAFALGRLDALIFTGGVGENCARLRALVCTGLENFGFYLDQKINANPRPGIALLSEAHKLPILRVPTNEELAIAQDTVQVVSKYKYHCL, from the coding sequence ATGCGTATTCTTGTACTTAATGTTGGGAGTTCCTCTATCAAGTTCCAACTTCTTAATATGGAAAAACACATGGTGCTTGCTAAGGGCATTGTTGAACAAATTGGAGAAAAGCAAAGCCATATTAGCATTAGTACTAGCGGACATATACACAAAACAGAGGGCTTACACATCAGCAACCACGCTGAGGGCTTATTGCAAATGCAGGATAGATTGCAAAGCATGGGGGTTTTGCGTAGTTTAGCCTATGTAGATGGGGTGGGGCATAGAATTGTGCAAGGGGGGGATTTATTTATAGAACCTACGCTAATCACCTCTGAAGTTATGGGGCATTTAGAAAAGCTTTGCCCCCTAGCACCTTTGCACAATCCAGCCCATATAGCTGGGATTAAAGCCTTGCAAGAACAAGTACCTAATTTGCCTCAAGTGGCGGTGTTTGATACGGCTTTTCACCAAAGCATGCCTAAGCATGCCCACTTATACGCTTTGCCCTACTCTCTTTATGAGGAGCATCGCATACGGCGCTATGGTTTCCATGGAACTTCCCATCATTTTGTGGCTAAAGAGGCGGCTAGGTTTTTACACATTCCTTATTTAGAATTTAACGCGATTTCTTTACACTTAGGCAATGGGGCGAGTGTGTGCGCGATTAAAGAGGGAAAAAGTGTGGATACTTCTATGGGATTAACCCCGCTAGAGGGCTTGGTAATGGGCACGCGCTCAGGGGATTTAGATCCGGCTTTAGTAGAATATATCGCACAGGTGAGCCAAAAGAGCCTTAAGGAGGTAATTAGCATGTTAAATAAACAAAGTGGGCTTAGAGGGCTTTGTGGGGATAATGACATGCGAGCTATTGATGCGCGCATTGAGGCCGGAGATGAGCGGGCTAAACTAGCCTTTGAAATTTATGCCTACCGCATTAAAAAATATATCGGGGCTTATGCCTTTGCTTTAGGGCGGCTTGATGCGTTGATTTTTACCGGAGGTGTGGGGGAAAACTGCGCGAGATTACGGGCTTTAGTGTGCACAGGATTAGAAAACTTTGGGTTTTATTTAGATCAGAAAATCAATGCTAATCCTAGACCGGGCATTGCGCTTTTAAGTGAGGCGCATAAACTGCCAATTTTACGCGTACCCACCAATGAGGAATTAGCCATTGCTCAGGATACAGTGCAAGTGGTTTCTAAGTATAAGTACCATTGTCTATAG
- the pta gene encoding phosphate acetyltransferase, whose translation MGQGILVYAPLDLEEKAVSFLEAFLKQHHKSVALFTPPINGSEQVVLERLVNEEEGVFTQILEAYIPLVEQHDYVLVLGSCFNFLIHLDSQIYINLARHLNLAVIHVFSDVSASEIKLANTSWKRAGLCNPLSLIQKPLDTPITEPYVIDLNNPQEALILRTLETIHTTCLSPLAFQHQILKRAKENVKTIVLPESGDVRILKAAHAILQMQAAKLILLGEKERVNTEAQKLNLDLKETPVIDPNNSEYLEEFAQTLFALRRAKGLSLEQAKDLVKTPTYFGTLLVHMGHADGMVSGATHTTADTVRPALQIIKLAPGNSLVSSVFFMCLHTKVYIFGDCAINPNPNSEELAQIAITSAKTAKNFGFEPKVALLSYSSGASGKGADVDKVAQALQIAKKTDTTLLIDGPLQFDASVVPAVGARKMPGSLVAGQANTLIFPDLDAGNIAYKAVQRCAQTLAIGPVLQGLKKPVNDLSRGCLVEDVINTIIMTAIQAQGN comes from the coding sequence ATGGGTCAAGGAATTTTAGTATATGCACCTTTGGATTTAGAGGAAAAGGCGGTTAGTTTTTTAGAGGCTTTCTTAAAACAACACCATAAAAGCGTGGCGCTATTTACCCCCCCTATTAATGGGAGTGAACAGGTGGTTTTAGAAAGACTTGTTAATGAGGAGGAAGGGGTTTTTACTCAGATATTAGAGGCGTATATTCCCTTAGTTGAGCAACATGACTATGTTTTAGTACTAGGGAGTTGTTTTAATTTTCTAATACATCTGGATAGCCAGATTTATATTAACTTAGCTAGACATTTAAACTTAGCTGTTATACATGTTTTTAGCGATGTTAGTGCTTCTGAAATTAAGCTAGCCAATACTAGTTGGAAACGCGCCGGGTTATGCAACCCTTTAAGCCTAATACAAAAACCTTTAGATACGCCTATCACAGAACCCTATGTGATTGATCTTAACAACCCTCAAGAAGCATTAATTCTTAGAACTCTAGAAACCATCCATACAACTTGTTTAAGCCCCTTGGCCTTCCAACACCAAATTCTAAAGCGCGCTAAAGAAAATGTAAAAACAATTGTACTCCCTGAGAGTGGTGATGTACGCATTCTTAAAGCCGCCCATGCCATTTTACAAATGCAAGCGGCCAAGCTAATTTTATTGGGGGAAAAAGAGCGGGTTAATACGGAGGCTCAAAAATTAAACCTTGATCTTAAAGAAACCCCTGTTATTGATCCGAACAATTCAGAGTATTTAGAGGAATTTGCCCAAACCCTCTTTGCCCTGCGCCGTGCCAAGGGTCTTAGCCTAGAGCAGGCAAAAGATTTAGTCAAAACCCCTACTTATTTTGGAACACTTCTTGTACACATGGGCCATGCCGATGGCATGGTTTCTGGAGCCACCCACACCACAGCTGATACCGTGCGCCCAGCCTTACAAATCATCAAATTAGCCCCGGGTAATAGCCTTGTCTCTAGTGTGTTTTTCATGTGTTTACATACAAAAGTTTATATTTTTGGAGATTGTGCGATCAACCCTAACCCTAACAGTGAGGAGTTAGCCCAAATTGCTATCACTTCGGCCAAAACGGCTAAAAATTTTGGCTTTGAGCCTAAAGTGGCTTTGCTTTCTTATTCTAGTGGCGCTTCAGGCAAAGGCGCAGATGTGGATAAAGTAGCCCAAGCCCTGCAAATAGCTAAAAAAACAGACACTACCTTACTCATTGATGGTCCCCTACAATTTGATGCTAGTGTCGTTCCTGCTGTGGGTGCTAGAAAAATGCCCGGAAGTTTAGTCGCCGGACAGGCCAATACGCTTATTTTCCCCGATCTAGATGCGGGTAATATCGCCTATAAAGCCGTACAGAGATGTGCCCAAACTTTAGCCATTGGACCGGTTTTACAGGGTCTTAAAAAACCGGTTAATGATTTGAGTCGCGGTTGTTTAGTAGAAGATGTGATCAATACAATTATCATGACAGCCATTCAGGCACAGGGGAATTAA